CGCGCCACGTCGTGCATGGCATCGTCCGGCCGCTCGGACACGCGGCGTTTGACTTTGCCGGTTTCGCAGACCTAAGATTAACCTCATTGTTTTGATCCAGTCCAGGAGGCAATATGGCAGTTCGAGTCGGTATCAACGGGTTCGGGCGTATCGGGCGGGCCGTGCTCCGCGCGTCGCTGGATGATCCGGATCTCGAATTCGTCGCGATCAATGACCTGACCGACGCCAAAACCCTCGCCCACCTGCTCAAATACGATTCGGTTCACGGCCGGTTGGCCGCCTCCGTGGAAGCCAAAGACGGTTCGATCGTGGTGGGCGGTCGCGAGGTCGCGGTGTTGGCCCTCAAAGACCCCGCCGAGCTCCCCTGGAAGAGACTGGGGGTGGAGATTGTCATTGAATCGACCGGGCGGTTCGAAGATCGTCCCTCGGCCTCAAAGCACCTGGAGGCGGGGGCAGCTAAAGTGATTATTTCCGCTCCGGCGAAAAACCCCGACCTGACGGTGGTGCTCGGCGTCAATGAAGACCGCTACGATCCCGCGACACACCACATCCTGTCCAATGCCTCCTGCACGACCAATTGCCTGGCTCCGCTCGCCAAGGTGCTGCACGAGAGCTTCACGATCAAACGGGGGTTGATGACGACCATTCATTCGTACACCAACGACCAGCGGTTGCTCGATCTCCCGCACAAGGATCTGCGACGCGCCCGCGCCGCGAATTTGTCCATGATTCCGACCTCGACCGGCGCGGCGCGCGCCATCGGCGAGGTGCTCCCCGCGCTCAAAGGCAAGCTGGACGGTATGGCGATTCGCGTGCCGACCCCGAACGTGTCCGTGGTGGATTTGGTGGCCGAGGTCGCCAGGCCCGCCACCGAACGCGACGTCAACGCCGCCCTGCGCGCGGCCGCTGACGGCCCGCTCAAGGGGATCCTCGCGTACACCGAGGATCTCACCGTGTCGATCGATCACAACGGCAGCACCTACTCCTCGATCGTGGACGCGGCGCTGACGCGCGTGATCGACAACGGGTTGGTCAAGGTCTGCGCGTGGTACGACAACGAGTGGGGCTATTCGTGTCGTGTGCGCGACCTGGTGAAATTCGTCGCGCGCCGGATGGGAACCCGCCTGGCCCACACCGCGGCATGAACCTCCACAAACAAACGATCGACGACCTCGATTTGCGCGCCAAGCGCGTGTTCATTCGGGCGGACTTCAACGTCCCGCTCGACGAGAACCTGAACATCACCGACGACACGCGGATCCGCTCCACCCTGCCCACCATCAACCACGCCATCGACGAAGGCGCCAAGGTCATTCTCGCGTCCCACCTGGGGCGCCCCAAGGGCAAGCCGGACCCGCGATACAGTCTCGCGCCGGTGGCCAAACGTCTGCAACGGTTTCTGAAAAAGGACGTGCAGTTCGTGCCCGACTGCGTGGGCACGTCGGTGGAAGACGCGGTGGCCCGGATGCGGCCCGGGGACGTCGCGCTGCTGGAGAACCTGCGGTTTCATCCCGGGGAAGAGACCAACGACGACGGCTTCGCCAAGTCGCTCGCGCGGTTGGCCGACATCTACGTCAACGACGCGTTCGGCACGGTGCACCGCAACCACGCGTCGGTCACCGGCATCACCAAGTTCGTCCCGACCGCGGCGGCTGGATTCCTGCTGAAAAAAGAGATCGAATACCTCGAGGGCGCGGTCGCCAATCCCACGCGCCCGTTTGTCGCCGTGCTCGGCGGCGCGAAGGTGTCCGGCAAACTCGGCGTGATCAACAATCTTCAGAAGAAGGTGGACAAGGTCATTATCGGCGGAGGGATGGCGTTTACGTTCTTCAAAGCCTACGGCGTGGAAGTCGGCAACTCGTTGGTGGAGCCGGAGATGATACCGGTCGCGATCGAGATGCACGAAACAGCTCGCGCCGGCGGAGTCAAGTTCTACCTGCCGGTCGACTGCGTGGTGGCCACCGGGATGGAGCCCGGCGCCGAGACCAAGATCGTTCCGGTCCAGGAAATCCCCAAGGGCTGGACCGCGCTGGACATCGGTCCGGCTTCGGTCCGTCTGTTCACCGAGGCGTTGGCCAACGCCAAAACCATCCTCTGGAACGGGCCGATGGGGGTGTTCGAGATGGATGCCTACTCGCGAGGCACGTTCGCCGTGGCCCACGCGGTCGCGAACGCCTACGCGCTCACGATCGTGGGGGGCGGCGATACCGCGCTCGCCGTCCACCGCGCCGGCGAGTCCGAGAACATCTCCTTCATCTCCACCGGCGGCGGCGCCGCGCTGCAGTTGCTGGAGGGCAAGCCGCTTCCCGGGCTGGTGGCGCTCCCGGATCGCGAAGCCTGATGGCGCCCTCCCCCGCGCAGCCTCCGTTGGTCATCGCCAATTGGAAAATGCACAAGACCGTGGCCGAGGGTGTGGCCGCGGTGGAAGCGCTCCGGGGTCGGCCCGACCTGTTGGCCGCGGTGGACGTGGTCCTGGCCCCGCCCGCCACGGCGCTCGACGCGGTTCACCGGGCCATGGCCGGAAGCCGACTGGCACTCGCCGCTCAAAACTGTCATTGGGAAGCGTCCGGCGCGTATACCGGGGAAATCGCGGTGTCGCAGCTCGCCGACGTGGGCTGCGCATACGGTCTGGTGGGACATTCCGAGCGCCGACAGAACTTCGGCGAGACCAACGAACACGCGCGGCGAAAAACCGCCTCGCTCCTCGCCGCCGGGCTCACCCCGGTATTGTGCGTGGGCGAGACCTTTGCCGAACGCAGGGCCGGCAAGACCGAACAGGTGGTGGCGGAGCAGGTGTCGATCGCGGTACAAGGCTTGACGCCCGCGCAGGCGGAGCGCCTGGTGGTGGCCTACGAGCCGGTGTGGGCGATCGGGTCGGGCAAAGCCGCCACTCCGGCCGAGGCCGCCGCGGTGCACCGTTTCGTGCGACAGTTGCTCACCCACGACTACGGCGCGGCCGCGGGCGCCATCCGCATCCTGTACGGCGGGAGCGTGTCGCCGGAAACCATCGGCGGCCTGTTGGCGCAATCCGACATCAACGGCGCGCTGGTGGGTGGAGCCAGTCTCAACACCACGACGTTTATCGGCATACTCGAACGGGCGGCGCAACGGGAGTCGGGGGCGCCGCCGGTGGCATCGAATCGCGTGACCCCGACACCCGCAAGGAGCTTTGCATGACGGTGTTGATCATCATTGTCCACGTGCTCGTTAGCCTGATCATGATCGGCGTGATTCTCTTGCAGGCCGGAAAAGGCGCGGAAATCGGCGCCGCCTTCGGCGGTTCCAGCCAAACCATCTTTGGGAGCCGCGGCGCCACCACGTTTCTGAGCAAGATGACGATCGTCGCCGCGACGCTGTTCATGCTCACGTCGATGAGCCTCTCGGTCCTGTCAAAGGGGCGCTCCGTGGCTTCGTCGATCGTCGACTCGCTGCCGCCGACCGCCACGACTCCGGCTCCGGCCCAAACCCCGGCCTCGGACGGCGCCGCCGAAAGCGCGCCTCCGGCCGCCCCCGGCGAACCAACCGCACCCGCCACCCCATGAGGTCACCCGCCGTCGCGCTGACGCTGGTCGCGGCTGTCCTAGCGATCGGCGCGGCCCGGCAGGCCCTGGGAGCCTCGATCGATCCGTTGCTGCTTCCGGTCCTGTCGGGACAATCCACGCCTCAGGTGCTGGGGTTGGCTGCCGGCGCTGCGGCTCAGGACGGGACCGGAGAATCACTCCTGTCCGTCACCCTGCGCTTCTCCGGGAGTTTCGATGGCCTTCGCAGCTTGGGCATCCGCTTCGGCGGGGTGCTGGGCGACGTCGCGACCGCGGATGTCTCGGTGACCCAGCTCCGTCAGCTCGCGTCCCATCCAGACGTTCGGTCGATCCAAGCGGCAAGACGCTTGGACCTCCAACTGGACGTCAGCGGGGGCCAAGCCCATACCGCCGTGGACCTCGTTCGCATGCGAGACGGGGATGGATGGAGCCTAACCAGTCACACCGGTCGCGGCGTGCTGATCGGCATCATGGATACCGGCGTTGACCTGCGGCACGATGATTTTCTCAAACCCGACGGGAGCACTCGGGTCGTTGCGGTGTGGGACCAGTCCACCGCGGTCGGGAGACCCCCGCGCGGATTTTCGTACGGCGCCGAGTGTACGGTGTCGCAAATCAACGCGCGGGACTGCCCGCAGGTCGACCGCAACGGTCACGGGACGCACGTCGCGGGCATTGCCGCCGGCGACGGGTCGGCCACCAGCCGCGATCAAACCGCGTACCGTTACATCGGGATGGCGCCCGAGGCCGATCTGGTGGTGGTCAAAATGGCCGATCTGACCACCGCGCGAGCCATCGACGGACTCAGCTACCTGAAGAGCAAAGCCACGGAGCTCGGGAAACCCATCGTGGTCAACCTCAGTTTCGGCTCCACGTTGGGCCCCCACGACGGAACCTCGGATCTGGAACAAGCCGTGAACGCGTTTACGGTGCGGGACGATGGCCTGGGCGCGGTGGCGGTCGTGGCCGCCGGCAACGAGGGTCAGACGGTCGAAGGCAATCCGCTCCACGCCGTAGGGTGTTTTCAAATGGGGCCATCGCCTCCGGCCTGCCCCAGCGGCGTCGCCGCGTTGTCCGGCGCCGATCCGGCAGCCGTCGGTTTCGTGGTGCCCGACGGGACGACGTCGGTCTTTTTGGAGGTCTGGTACCCGGGCTCTGCCACGCTCGGGGTCAGGGTGAGCGAGCCCGCAGCGTGCGCCACCGCCACGGCGTCGCTGAACGGCTCTCCCATCGTCACCGCCTCGACTCCGTGCGGGAGCATCGTCATTGCCGCCGGGGATACCAACAGCGTGAACGGAGACCGCAGCAATATCGTCGCCCTGACGAGCCCATCCCAACTCACCGGGGGCATCTGGAGTCTGGCGATCACAGGAGACAGCCTGCCGGCCACCAGCGCCACGCGGTTCGACGTGTGGCCGGACGCAGAGCCGTCCGACCATAACCCGGTGTTCAACAGGCTGGGCGACCCGGGGACGACCCTCATCATGCCCGCCGCGGCGGCCGAAGCCATTACGGCGGCGCCGTACGTGAGCAAGACGTCGTGGGTCTCGCTCATTGCGGGGTGTTGCGCGCTGCCCCTGTCACACGGCACGCTGAACACCCTGGCGTCCTACGCCAGCCGGGGTCCCCTACGCCCCTGTACGACCTGCGCCGCTCCGTCGCCGAAACCGGATCTTGCGGCCCCGGGCGTGGTGATCACGTCCAGCTTCTCCTCCCGCATTCCGGATGATCCCGCTCTTGACGCCCAAGTCGACCCCGACCGGCTGCACTACGCCCTCGAAGGCTCCAGCATGGCCGCGCCCCAGGTCGCAGGCGCGGCCGCCTTATTGCTCCAAGTCAATCCCACCCTGACCGCCCCCCAGGTCAAGGCGTACCTCAAGAACAGCGTGTCGTCCCCGCTCGGAACAGGGCCGTTTCCGATCGAGCGGTGGGGCCAAGGACGGCTCAACGTGCAGGCCGCCATCGCCGCGATGAAAGCCGCGGGGGACGACCCTCCGCCCGCCAAGCCCACGGGGCTTCGGGTCACGTCGGTACGCAGCCAACGCGTGGCGATTACATGGGACGCCAGTCCAGATTTGGATCTCCAGTACTATCGGGTGCAGCGGACGGATTCGAGTGGGGTGATGGTTCCGATCGCAAGCCGGTTGCCTGCCACCGCAACGACGTTCGAAGACATTCCAGACGACCATCTTCTCCTCAATGACGGCATCACGGATATGACGAACGAGGCTGTCTACACCTACACCGTCCAAGCCGTGGATATCAGCGACCAGGAAAGCCCGCCGTCAGACCCGCTCCCGGCCGTACCCACCGCCGGGGAGGGATCCGTGGGCTTGTGTTTCATCGCCACCGCCGCATACGGCAGCCCGTGGCATCCGCACGTGACGTCGCTGCGCGTCTTTCGTGACCGCCACTTGCGGCCGCACGCGGTGGGGCGCGCCGCGATCGCCGCGTACGAAGCGATCAGTCCTCCCCTGGCTCGGTTCATCGCGCCCCATCCCACGCTGCGGGCCGCGGCCCGCGTTGCGCTCACGCCCCTCGTGCTCTCGATCGAGCGTCCGCGGACCTCGGCCGCCATTCTGGGGATCGCTCTTCTGGGCGCCCTCGGGGTCTGGCTTCGCCGTCGCTCACGCCGGCCGTGACACGCATCGCGGCCAGCGACCAACCCGCGGTGGCTATGCGGATCGCGGCGATCGAGCCCCAAGGAGTCGAAGAGCTTCGGTCCGTGCGCCTGGTGGCGGCGTCCGACACCGCGCCCGATTTCGACTTTATCCCGGGCCAGTTCCTCCATATCCGAACACCCTCCGGAGACGCCTCGTATTTCGCCATCGCCTCCGCGCCCGGGCACGCGTACTACGAGGTGCTGGTCAAACGAGCCCAGGGCGCATCGCGGGAACTGTTTGGTCTCCCGGTCGGGGCCTCGGTGCAGGTCGTCGGGCCCCAAGGAAAGGGCTTCCCGCTCGCGGGTTATGACGGCTTCGATGTGCTGTTGATGGGGGTCGGAACCGGCATTGCTCCGCTCCGCTCGCTGGTCGGCTGGGCGCTCGCGCGGCAGCGGGAATTCGGCCGTCTCACCCTGCTGTATGGCGTGCTGACCCCGCCGCATTGTTGTTACCGCAACGACTTTGCGACCTGGTTGACGGCCGGCGTTGACGCGCGGGTGACCGTCACGTCAACGGCCGGCTGTTCATGGAGCGGTCCGGTGGGATTCGTCCAAGATCTGCTGCCGACCCTTCGCATCGACCCGCATCGAACGGTTGCGTGCCTGGTGGGAATGAAAGAGATGGTGCAGGCCAACACCGAACGCCTGCGAGAACTCGGGCTGCCGGCCGAACGCATCCTGCTCAATTTCTGACCTGGCTGCTGCGACCCCAACCGTCGTGGCACGCTAGGGGGTTCTTTGCTATACTCGCACCGTTTTGGAGCGCGGCATGGCCGGACCGCAGACCCCGCCCCGACTCGACGGCACCCGTCGCAAAGGGCTCATCATCGTCCATACCGGAGCCGGAAAGGGCAAGACCACCGCGGCCCTCGGGCTCGCGTTGCGGGCCGTGGGCCACGGCTGGCGCGTGTTGATGGTCCAGTTCATCAAGGGCGACTGGCGCTACGGCGAACTGGAGGCGGCCAACCGGCTCGCGCCGAGTTTGACGATTCGCCCCATGGGCGAGGGCTTCACGTGGGACACCAAGAACCCTGAACGGGACGCGGCCAAGGCGCGGGAGTGCTGGGAGTATGGAGTGAAGGCGGCCCGCTCCGGCGAGTATCAGATGGTGATCTTCGACGAGATCAACTACGCCCTCGCCTACGGCTATCTTCCCCTTGATGAGGTGCTCGCGTTTCTTCAGACCAAACCGGAGTCGCTCCACGTGGTCCTGACCGGACGGGACGCACCCAAGGAACTGATCGACGCGGCGGACACCGTGACCGAAATGCGCGAGGTGAAACACGCGTTCCACCAGGGGGTGAAGGCCCAGAAAGGCATCGAGTTTTAGTTCGTCTCGGAAGCGGCATGGAGCCATCTTCTCACGAAAGGAGTCTTGGTATGAACAGGTATGGTCGCACGGCGCTGGCCGGCGCGTTCGCGGGCGTGGTGGCATTCGGACTCGTAGCAACGGGATGGGCGCAGCCCCCCGGCCATCCGCCGATGGGCGGGATGGGCATGGGGATGGGCGGTGCGCAAGGGCCGGGTGGCGGGCCCGGCATGGGCATGATGTTTTCCAAATCCTTCCTGAAGGATCAATTGAAACTGTCCGATGAACAGATCGACAAGTTCAGGAAGCTGCGCAGCGAGTACGAAAAGGAGAGCATCAAGCGCGGCGCCGACCTCAAGGTCGCGGAGATCGAGCTCTGGGATCTGATGGACAAGAAGGACCTCACCGGCGACCAGATCGAAAAGAAGGTTCGCGAGGTCGAAGGGAAGAGAACCGACCTACGCGTATACCGTTTCAAACAATTGATGACCGTCAAGACGATCCTGACCCCGGAGCAGTTCGAGAAGTTTCGTTCCATGGGCATGATGATGTTCGGCGGCGCGGGCCGTTACGGGTCAGGCATGGGAATGGGCATGGGGATGAGGGGCGGTTCAGGAATGATGGGACATCCGGGCATGGGTCCCGGCGGGGGATACCGCGACTACGACTACGACGACGAGGACTGATCGTCGTCCCGTATAGATATAGAAATCCGCGCGTGGGGGCGTTCGATCGAACGCCCCCACGTTTTTTCAGATCAGCCGCTTGACGGTTTCGATGATCGCCCGAGCGCTGATGCCGTAGCGATCGAGCAACTCGTCCGGTTTCCCGCTGTGCGGGACTTCGCGCACAGCCAGTTTCTGCACGCGAACGCCCTCGCCCCCCACCGCACCCAGTACGGCGTCCCCCAGTCCTCCGTGGGCATAGTGATCTTCGACCGTGAGGATCTTTCCGCCGGTGGCGCGCGCCGCGTCCAACAACGCGGTGCGGTCGATCGGCACGATGCTGTAAAGGTCCATAACGCGGACGTTGATGCCGCCGGCCTTGAGCTGGTCGTACGCCTTCAGCGCTTCGAACACGGTGACGCCCGCCGCCGCGATGGTCAGGCGATCGGTGGCGCTGTGGCGCAAGACTTTCGACCCGCCGATCGAGAAACGCTCCTCGGGACCGTACAGGATGGGGCATTTGGGCCGGCCGGTTCTGATGTAGATCAGGCCGCGGTGCGCCGCGGCCGCCTCAACCAGGCGGTAGGTGGCATATGCATCCGCCGGGTACAACACCACCACGCCGGGCTGGGCCGCCATCATCGCCAGGTCTTCCAGGCCCATTTGCGAGGGACCGTCTTCCCCGATACTCACGCCGGCGTGGGACCCCATGAGTTTGATATTGGCGCCGCTGATGGCGGCCATGCGGATGAAGTCGTAGGCGCGAGTCAGGAAACAGGCAAACGTGGCGGCGAATGGGATATAGCCGCTGGCGCTCAAGCCCACCGCAGCCCCCACCATGTTCTGTTCGGCGATGAAGTTCTCGAAAAACCGTTCGGGAAACCGTTTGCCGAACGCTTCGGTAAACGTCGAGTTCTTCACATCCGCGTCAAGGGCCACCGCCATTGGATTCGCGTCGCCCAACGCCACGAGCGCGTGGCCGAACGCCTCGCGGGTCGCCACGGAGTCCGTGGGTTTATACGCGGGAGGCGCCACCGCTTTGGCTGTCGGTCGGGGGTTCCCCCCGTCCAGGGGGCGCAGGATCGGCGTGGGGGTTTGGGCGTTGAGCCCTTTGGATAATTCGTCCAGTGCTCGCTGCAACTCTTCGCCCTTCTTGAGCGCCTTGCCGTGCCAATCCGGACGATCTTCGATAAAGGAAATCCCCTTCCCCTTCAATGTGCGGGCCAGGAGCACGGTGGGGCGACCCTTGACGGATGACGCTTCGTCGAAGGCCGCGACCAGGGCTTCCGGATCGTGCCCGTCCACCACGATCGCATGCCAACCAAATCCCACCCACCGCGAGCGGTACCCGTCCATGTTGTGCTGCAACATCGTGGGGTCGCTTTGTCCCAGACGGTTCACGTCGATGATCGCACACAGATTGTCCAAGTTCTCGTGTCGCGCGATCTCCGCGGCCTCCCACACCGAGCCTTCCACGGACTCGCCGTCCCCCATCAGCACATAGACGCGCGCGGCCGACCGATCCAGCCGTTTGGCCGCCAAGGCCATGCCCACACCCGCCGGGAGGCCCTGCCCCAGCGAGCCGGTCGCCACATCCACGAACGAGAGGCGCGGCGTCGGGTGGCCCTCCAAGTCCGAGGCCAGCGTGCGCAGCTTCAGGAGGTCGGCCTTGTCGAACAAGCCCGCTTCCGCCCACGCCGCGTACAGGAGCGGCGCGGCATGACCTTTCGAGAGCACGAAGCGGTCGCAGCCGGGGTGTCGGGGGTTCTTCGGATCGTACCGCATGACGGAGAAGAACAATGCGGCTACGATATCGGCGGCCGAACAGCAACTCGACGGGTGACCGCTGCCCGCCTCACTGGTCGCGCGGACGCTTTCCATCCGAAGCACCGCAGCCTTGTGGCGAAGCATGGCGAGCAGAT
The sequence above is a segment of the Nitrospirota bacterium genome. Coding sequences within it:
- the tpiA gene encoding triose-phosphate isomerase — translated: MAPSPAQPPLVIANWKMHKTVAEGVAAVEALRGRPDLLAAVDVVLAPPATALDAVHRAMAGSRLALAAQNCHWEASGAYTGEIAVSQLADVGCAYGLVGHSERRQNFGETNEHARRKTASLLAAGLTPVLCVGETFAERRAGKTEQVVAEQVSIAVQGLTPAQAERLVVAYEPVWAIGSGKAATPAEAAAVHRFVRQLLTHDYGAAAGAIRILYGGSVSPETIGGLLAQSDINGALVGGASLNTTTFIGILERAAQRESGAPPVASNRVTPTPARSFA
- a CDS encoding periplasmic heavy metal sensor gives rise to the protein MNRYGRTALAGAFAGVVAFGLVATGWAQPPGHPPMGGMGMGMGGAQGPGGGPGMGMMFSKSFLKDQLKLSDEQIDKFRKLRSEYEKESIKRGADLKVAEIELWDLMDKKDLTGDQIEKKVREVEGKRTDLRVYRFKQLMTVKTILTPEQFEKFRSMGMMMFGGAGRYGSGMGMGMGMRGGSGMMGHPGMGPGGGYRDYDYDDED
- the gap gene encoding type I glyceraldehyde-3-phosphate dehydrogenase, which translates into the protein MAVRVGINGFGRIGRAVLRASLDDPDLEFVAINDLTDAKTLAHLLKYDSVHGRLAASVEAKDGSIVVGGREVAVLALKDPAELPWKRLGVEIVIESTGRFEDRPSASKHLEAGAAKVIISAPAKNPDLTVVLGVNEDRYDPATHHILSNASCTTNCLAPLAKVLHESFTIKRGLMTTIHSYTNDQRLLDLPHKDLRRARAANLSMIPTSTGAARAIGEVLPALKGKLDGMAIRVPTPNVSVVDLVAEVARPATERDVNAALRAAADGPLKGILAYTEDLTVSIDHNGSTYSSIVDAALTRVIDNGLVKVCAWYDNEWGYSCRVRDLVKFVARRMGTRLAHTAA
- the secG gene encoding preprotein translocase subunit SecG — protein: MTVLIIIVHVLVSLIMIGVILLQAGKGAEIGAAFGGSSQTIFGSRGATTFLSKMTIVAATLFMLTSMSLSVLSKGRSVASSIVDSLPPTATTPAPAQTPASDGAAESAPPAAPGEPTAPATP
- a CDS encoding S8 family serine peptidase, whose protein sequence is MRSPAVALTLVAAVLAIGAARQALGASIDPLLLPVLSGQSTPQVLGLAAGAAAQDGTGESLLSVTLRFSGSFDGLRSLGIRFGGVLGDVATADVSVTQLRQLASHPDVRSIQAARRLDLQLDVSGGQAHTAVDLVRMRDGDGWSLTSHTGRGVLIGIMDTGVDLRHDDFLKPDGSTRVVAVWDQSTAVGRPPRGFSYGAECTVSQINARDCPQVDRNGHGTHVAGIAAGDGSATSRDQTAYRYIGMAPEADLVVVKMADLTTARAIDGLSYLKSKATELGKPIVVNLSFGSTLGPHDGTSDLEQAVNAFTVRDDGLGAVAVVAAGNEGQTVEGNPLHAVGCFQMGPSPPACPSGVAALSGADPAAVGFVVPDGTTSVFLEVWYPGSATLGVRVSEPAACATATASLNGSPIVTASTPCGSIVIAAGDTNSVNGDRSNIVALTSPSQLTGGIWSLAITGDSLPATSATRFDVWPDAEPSDHNPVFNRLGDPGTTLIMPAAAAEAITAAPYVSKTSWVSLIAGCCALPLSHGTLNTLASYASRGPLRPCTTCAAPSPKPDLAAPGVVITSSFSSRIPDDPALDAQVDPDRLHYALEGSSMAAPQVAGAAALLLQVNPTLTAPQVKAYLKNSVSSPLGTGPFPIERWGQGRLNVQAAIAAMKAAGDDPPPAKPTGLRVTSVRSQRVAITWDASPDLDLQYYRVQRTDSSGVMVPIASRLPATATTFEDIPDDHLLLNDGITDMTNEAVYTYTVQAVDISDQESPPSDPLPAVPTAGEGSVGLCFIATAAYGSPWHPHVTSLRVFRDRHLRPHAVGRAAIAAYEAISPPLARFIAPHPTLRAAARVALTPLVLSIERPRTSAAILGIALLGALGVWLRRRSRRP
- a CDS encoding oxidoreductase; this translates as MTRIAASDQPAVAMRIAAIEPQGVEELRSVRLVAASDTAPDFDFIPGQFLHIRTPSGDASYFAIASAPGHAYYEVLVKRAQGASRELFGLPVGASVQVVGPQGKGFPLAGYDGFDVLLMGVGTGIAPLRSLVGWALARQREFGRLTLLYGVLTPPHCCYRNDFATWLTAGVDARVTVTSTAGCSWSGPVGFVQDLLPTLRIDPHRTVACLVGMKEMVQANTERLRELGLPAERILLNF
- the cobO gene encoding cob(I)yrinic acid a,c-diamide adenosyltransferase, which gives rise to MAGPQTPPRLDGTRRKGLIIVHTGAGKGKTTAALGLALRAVGHGWRVLMVQFIKGDWRYGELEAANRLAPSLTIRPMGEGFTWDTKNPERDAAKARECWEYGVKAARSGEYQMVIFDEINYALAYGYLPLDEVLAFLQTKPESLHVVLTGRDAPKELIDAADTVTEMREVKHAFHQGVKAQKGIEF
- a CDS encoding transketolase, producing the protein MNLKRSDLLAMLRHKAAVLRMESVRATSEAGSGHPSSCCSAADIVAALFFSVMRYDPKNPRHPGCDRFVLSKGHAAPLLYAAWAEAGLFDKADLLKLRTLASDLEGHPTPRLSFVDVATGSLGQGLPAGVGMALAAKRLDRSAARVYVLMGDGESVEGSVWEAAEIARHENLDNLCAIIDVNRLGQSDPTMLQHNMDGYRSRWVGFGWHAIVVDGHDPEALVAAFDEASSVKGRPTVLLARTLKGKGISFIEDRPDWHGKALKKGEELQRALDELSKGLNAQTPTPILRPLDGGNPRPTAKAVAPPAYKPTDSVATREAFGHALVALGDANPMAVALDADVKNSTFTEAFGKRFPERFFENFIAEQNMVGAAVGLSASGYIPFAATFACFLTRAYDFIRMAAISGANIKLMGSHAGVSIGEDGPSQMGLEDLAMMAAQPGVVVLYPADAYATYRLVEAAAAHRGLIYIRTGRPKCPILYGPEERFSIGGSKVLRHSATDRLTIAAAGVTVFEALKAYDQLKAGGINVRVMDLYSIVPIDRTALLDAARATGGKILTVEDHYAHGGLGDAVLGAVGGEGVRVQKLAVREVPHSGKPDELLDRYGISARAIIETVKRLI
- a CDS encoding phosphoglycerate kinase; protein product: MNLHKQTIDDLDLRAKRVFIRADFNVPLDENLNITDDTRIRSTLPTINHAIDEGAKVILASHLGRPKGKPDPRYSLAPVAKRLQRFLKKDVQFVPDCVGTSVEDAVARMRPGDVALLENLRFHPGEETNDDGFAKSLARLADIYVNDAFGTVHRNHASVTGITKFVPTAAAGFLLKKEIEYLEGAVANPTRPFVAVLGGAKVSGKLGVINNLQKKVDKVIIGGGMAFTFFKAYGVEVGNSLVEPEMIPVAIEMHETARAGGVKFYLPVDCVVATGMEPGAETKIVPVQEIPKGWTALDIGPASVRLFTEALANAKTILWNGPMGVFEMDAYSRGTFAVAHAVANAYALTIVGGGDTALAVHRAGESENISFISTGGGAALQLLEGKPLPGLVALPDREA